Proteins found in one Nymphalis io chromosome 4, ilAglIoxx1.1, whole genome shotgun sequence genomic segment:
- the LOC126768223 gene encoding muscle-specific protein 20, translating to MSLERQVRAKLAAKRDPEREKEAQEWIEGVLGAKFPPGEIFEDVLKDGTVLCQLINKLKPGSVAKINTSGGQFKMMENITNFQSAIKAYGVPDIDVFQTVDLWEKKDMAQVVSTLFALGRETYRHPEWNGPYLGPKPSEECKRDFSEEVLKAGQTVIGLQAGSNKGATQAGQNLGAGRKILLGK from the exons ACGTCAAGTCCGCGCTAAG CTCGCTGCCAAGCGTGACCCTGAGAGAGAAAAAGAGGCCCAAGAATGGATTGAAGGCGTCCTCGGAGCTAAATTCCCACCTGGTGAAATATTCGAGGATGTACTTAAGGACGGAACTGTCCTTTGCCAGCTTATAAACAAACTGAAACCCGGATCTGTAGCCAAGATCAACACATCTGGTGGACAGTTCAAGATGATGGAAAACATCACCAA cttCCAATCCGCAATCAAAGCGTACGGTGTCCCTGACATCGACGTTTTCCAAACTGTAGACCTTTGGGAGAAGAAGGACATGGCTCAGGTCGTCAGCACACTGTTTGCTCTTGGTCGCGAg ACTTACAGGCACCCCGAATGGAACGGCCCATACCTTGGACCCAAGCCCTCCGAAGAGTGCAAGCGTGACTTTTCCGAAGAAGTCTTGAAGGCTGGACAAACAGTTATCGGTCTACAGGCTGGTTCCAACAAGGGTGCTACACAGGCTGGACAGAACCTCGGTGCTGGCCGCAAGATCCTCCTCGGAAAGTGA
- the LOC126768191 gene encoding muscle LIM protein Mlp84B isoform X2, whose protein sequence is MPFKPADNPKCPKCGKSVYAAEERVAGGLKWHKMCFKCGLCQKLLDSTNCTEHEGELYCKVCHARKFGPKGYGFGGGAGCLSMDTGDHLKGENAGGVRTNGACLESRVIAKAPPGEGCPRCGGYVYAAEQMLARGKEYHKRCFTCLTCNKSLDSMTHCDGPDKEIYCRVCYGKKFGPKGYGYGKGAGVLQSDPYANGDQAPKTKVIDTAAIQAPPGKGCPRCGGAVYAAEQVLAKGREWHRKCFKCHDCHKTLDSIIACDGPDNDVYCKTCYGKKWGPHGYGFACGSGFLQTDGLSEEEISANRPFYNSDTTSIKAPKGQGCPRCGGMVFAAEQQLAKGTMWHKKCFNCAECHRPLDSMLACDGPDKEIHCRSCYAKLFGPRGFGYGHAPTLVSTDSEPTVTYTEQLPFTGQKAAKGQGCPRCGFPVYAAEKMNSKNGTWHRRCFSCADCHRSLDSTNLCDGPNGEIYCRGCYGRNFGPKGVGFGLGAGTLTMA, encoded by the exons ATGCCTTTCAAACCCGCAGATAACCCTAAGTGTCCGAAATGCGGCAAGTCCGTATACGCGGCAGAAGAACGTGTCGCCGGCGGACTCAAATGGCACAAAATGTGCTTCAAATGTG GTCTTTGCCAAAAGTTGCTGGACTCCACCAACTGTACAGAACACGAAGGTGAACTTTACTGCAAAGTTTGCCACGCGCGCAAATTTGGACCTAAAGGCTATGGCTTTGGTGGCGGTGCTGGCTGCCTGTCTATGGACACTGGAGATCACCTTAAAGGCGAGAACGC GGGGGGCGTCCGAACGAATGGAGCTTGCTTGGAGTCTCGTGTTATAGCTAAGGCACCACCAGGTGAAGGTTGCCCTCGTTGTGGCGGCTATGTATATGCTGCGGAACAAATGCTAGCTCGCGGAAAG GAATATCACAAGCGATGCTTCACATGCTTAACTTGCAACAAGAGTCTAGACTCAATGACGCATTGTGATGGACcagataaagaaatatattgtcGAG tttGCTATGGTAAAAAGTTTGGACCTAAAGGATATGGATATGGAAAAGGAGCAGGAGTTTTGCAAAGCGATCCTTATGCCAACGg TGACCAGGCTCCTAAGACAAAGGTGATTGACACTGCCGCAATACAGGCGCCTCCTGGAAAAGGTTGTCCGCGATGTGGTGGAGCCGTCTACGCTGCAGAACAAGTTTTGGCTAAAGGTCGTGAGTGGCATCGCAAATGTTTCAAATGCCACGACTGCCATAAGACTTTGGATTCTATTATCGCATGTGACGGACCCGACAACGATGTGTACTGCAAGACCTGTTACGGAAAAAAATGGGGACCGCATGGTTACGGTTTTGCATGCGGTTCTGGATTTCTTCAGACTGACGGCTTGAG cgaGGAGGAAATTTCCGCTAACAGACCTTTTTACAATTCGGATACCACTTCCATTAAGGCACCTAAGGGTCAGGGTTGCCCCCGATGCGGTGGAATGGTGTTTGCAGCGGAACAACAGTTGGCTAAAGGAACT ATGTGGCACAAGAAGTGCTTCAACTGCGCTGAATGTCATCGCCCATTGGATTCGATGCTGGCTTGCGATGGACCTGACAAGGAAATTCATTGTCGCTCGTGCTATGCCAAGCTCTTCGGTCCCCGAGGCTTTGGTTACGGCCATGCTCCTACACTCGTTTCCACTGATTCGGAACCAACAGTTACATA CACAGAACAGTTACCCTTCACTGGACAGAAGGCAGCTAAAGGTCAGGGATGCCCACGTTGTGGATTCCCTGTATATGCTGCTGAAAAAATGAATTCAAAGAATGGCACATGGCACAGACGATGCTTTTCATGTGCTGACTGCCACAGATCTCTC GATTCCACTAATTTGTGCGATGGGCCCAACGGTGAGATTTACTGTCGCGGATGCTACGGCCGAAACTTTGGACCAAAAGGTGTTGGATTCGGTTTGGGTGCAGGCACATTGACCATGGCTTAA
- the LOC126768191 gene encoding muscle LIM protein Mlp84B isoform X3: protein MPFKPADNPKCPKCGKSVYAAEERVAGGLKWHKMCFKCGLCQKLLDSTNCTEHEGELYCKVCHARKFGPKGYGFGGGAGCLSMDTGDHLKGENAGGVRTNGACLESRVIAKAPPGEGCPRCGGYVYAAEQMLARGKAWHRECFKCGDCQKRLDSTNCCEGPDKDIYCKVCYGKKFGPKGYGYGKGAGVLQSDPYANGDQAPKTKVIDTAAIQAPPGKGCPRCGGAVYAAEQVLAKGREWHRKCFKCHDCHKTLDSIIACDGPDNDVYCKTCYGKKWGPHGYGFACGSGFLQTDGLSEEEISANRPFYNSDTTSIKAPKGQGCPRCGGMVFAAEQQLAKGTMWHKKCFNCAECHRPLDSMLACDGPDKEIHCRSCYAKLFGPRGFGYGHAPTLVSTDSEPTVT from the exons ATGCCTTTCAAACCCGCAGATAACCCTAAGTGTCCGAAATGCGGCAAGTCCGTATACGCGGCAGAAGAACGTGTCGCCGGCGGACTCAAATGGCACAAAATGTGCTTCAAATGTG GTCTTTGCCAAAAGTTGCTGGACTCCACCAACTGTACAGAACACGAAGGTGAACTTTACTGCAAAGTTTGCCACGCGCGCAAATTTGGACCTAAAGGCTATGGCTTTGGTGGCGGTGCTGGCTGCCTGTCTATGGACACTGGAGATCACCTTAAAGGCGAGAACGC GGGGGGCGTCCGAACGAATGGAGCTTGCTTGGAGTCTCGTGTTATAGCTAAGGCACCACCAGGTGAAGGTTGCCCTCGTTGTGGCGGCTATGTATATGCTGCGGAACAAATGCTAGCTCGCGGAAAG GCGTGGCACAGGGAGTGCTTCAAATGCGGCGACTGCCAAAAGCGGCTGGACTCTACCAACTGTTGCGAAGGCCCTGACAAAGACATTTACTGCAAAG tttGCTATGGTAAAAAGTTTGGACCTAAAGGATATGGATATGGAAAAGGAGCAGGAGTTTTGCAAAGCGATCCTTATGCCAACGg TGACCAGGCTCCTAAGACAAAGGTGATTGACACTGCCGCAATACAGGCGCCTCCTGGAAAAGGTTGTCCGCGATGTGGTGGAGCCGTCTACGCTGCAGAACAAGTTTTGGCTAAAGGTCGTGAGTGGCATCGCAAATGTTTCAAATGCCACGACTGCCATAAGACTTTGGATTCTATTATCGCATGTGACGGACCCGACAACGATGTGTACTGCAAGACCTGTTACGGAAAAAAATGGGGACCGCATGGTTACGGTTTTGCATGCGGTTCTGGATTTCTTCAGACTGACGGCTTGAG cgaGGAGGAAATTTCCGCTAACAGACCTTTTTACAATTCGGATACCACTTCCATTAAGGCACCTAAGGGTCAGGGTTGCCCCCGATGCGGTGGAATGGTGTTTGCAGCGGAACAACAGTTGGCTAAAGGAACT ATGTGGCACAAGAAGTGCTTCAACTGCGCTGAATGTCATCGCCCATTGGATTCGATGCTGGCTTGCGATGGACCTGACAAGGAAATTCATTGTCGCTCGTGCTATGCCAAGCTCTTCGGTCCCCGAGGCTTTGGTTACGGCCATGCTCCTACACTCGTTTCCACTGATTCGGAACCAACAGTTACATA G
- the LOC126768191 gene encoding muscle LIM protein Mlp84B isoform X1 → MPFKPADNPKCPKCGKSVYAAEERVAGGLKWHKMCFKCGLCQKLLDSTNCTEHEGELYCKVCHARKFGPKGYGFGGGAGCLSMDTGDHLKGENAGGVRTNGACLESRVIAKAPPGEGCPRCGGYVYAAEQMLARGKAWHRECFKCGDCQKRLDSTNCCEGPDKDIYCKVCYGKKFGPKGYGYGKGAGVLQSDPYANGDQAPKTKVIDTAAIQAPPGKGCPRCGGAVYAAEQVLAKGREWHRKCFKCHDCHKTLDSIIACDGPDNDVYCKTCYGKKWGPHGYGFACGSGFLQTDGLSEEEISANRPFYNSDTTSIKAPKGQGCPRCGGMVFAAEQQLAKGTMWHKKCFNCAECHRPLDSMLACDGPDKEIHCRSCYAKLFGPRGFGYGHAPTLVSTDSEPTVTYTEQLPFTGQKAAKGQGCPRCGFPVYAAEKMNSKNGTWHRRCFSCADCHRSLDSTNLCDGPNGEIYCRGCYGRNFGPKGVGFGLGAGTLTMA, encoded by the exons ATGCCTTTCAAACCCGCAGATAACCCTAAGTGTCCGAAATGCGGCAAGTCCGTATACGCGGCAGAAGAACGTGTCGCCGGCGGACTCAAATGGCACAAAATGTGCTTCAAATGTG GTCTTTGCCAAAAGTTGCTGGACTCCACCAACTGTACAGAACACGAAGGTGAACTTTACTGCAAAGTTTGCCACGCGCGCAAATTTGGACCTAAAGGCTATGGCTTTGGTGGCGGTGCTGGCTGCCTGTCTATGGACACTGGAGATCACCTTAAAGGCGAGAACGC GGGGGGCGTCCGAACGAATGGAGCTTGCTTGGAGTCTCGTGTTATAGCTAAGGCACCACCAGGTGAAGGTTGCCCTCGTTGTGGCGGCTATGTATATGCTGCGGAACAAATGCTAGCTCGCGGAAAG GCGTGGCACAGGGAGTGCTTCAAATGCGGCGACTGCCAAAAGCGGCTGGACTCTACCAACTGTTGCGAAGGCCCTGACAAAGACATTTACTGCAAAG tttGCTATGGTAAAAAGTTTGGACCTAAAGGATATGGATATGGAAAAGGAGCAGGAGTTTTGCAAAGCGATCCTTATGCCAACGg TGACCAGGCTCCTAAGACAAAGGTGATTGACACTGCCGCAATACAGGCGCCTCCTGGAAAAGGTTGTCCGCGATGTGGTGGAGCCGTCTACGCTGCAGAACAAGTTTTGGCTAAAGGTCGTGAGTGGCATCGCAAATGTTTCAAATGCCACGACTGCCATAAGACTTTGGATTCTATTATCGCATGTGACGGACCCGACAACGATGTGTACTGCAAGACCTGTTACGGAAAAAAATGGGGACCGCATGGTTACGGTTTTGCATGCGGTTCTGGATTTCTTCAGACTGACGGCTTGAG cgaGGAGGAAATTTCCGCTAACAGACCTTTTTACAATTCGGATACCACTTCCATTAAGGCACCTAAGGGTCAGGGTTGCCCCCGATGCGGTGGAATGGTGTTTGCAGCGGAACAACAGTTGGCTAAAGGAACT ATGTGGCACAAGAAGTGCTTCAACTGCGCTGAATGTCATCGCCCATTGGATTCGATGCTGGCTTGCGATGGACCTGACAAGGAAATTCATTGTCGCTCGTGCTATGCCAAGCTCTTCGGTCCCCGAGGCTTTGGTTACGGCCATGCTCCTACACTCGTTTCCACTGATTCGGAACCAACAGTTACATA CACAGAACAGTTACCCTTCACTGGACAGAAGGCAGCTAAAGGTCAGGGATGCCCACGTTGTGGATTCCCTGTATATGCTGCTGAAAAAATGAATTCAAAGAATGGCACATGGCACAGACGATGCTTTTCATGTGCTGACTGCCACAGATCTCTC GATTCCACTAATTTGTGCGATGGGCCCAACGGTGAGATTTACTGTCGCGGATGCTACGGCCGAAACTTTGGACCAAAAGGTGTTGGATTCGGTTTGGGTGCAGGCACATTGACCATGGCTTAA
- the LOC126768191 gene encoding muscle LIM protein 1 isoform X4 encodes MPFKPADNPKCPKCGKSVYAAEERVAGGLKWHKMCFKCGLCQKLLDSTNCTEHEGELYCKVCHARKFGPKGYGFGGGAGCLSMDTGDHLKGENAN; translated from the exons ATGCCTTTCAAACCCGCAGATAACCCTAAGTGTCCGAAATGCGGCAAGTCCGTATACGCGGCAGAAGAACGTGTCGCCGGCGGACTCAAATGGCACAAAATGTGCTTCAAATGTG GTCTTTGCCAAAAGTTGCTGGACTCCACCAACTGTACAGAACACGAAGGTGAACTTTACTGCAAAGTTTGCCACGCGCGCAAATTTGGACCTAAAGGCTATGGCTTTGGTGGCGGTGCTGGCTGCCTGTCTATGGACACTGGAGATCACCTTAAAGGCGAGAACGC GAATTGA
- the LOC126768225 gene encoding selenoprotein F, producing MAAQKIAVVFVILTVYLADISLADFSTEDCASLGFIKANLLCSSCDQLKDFSLDQLVEHCKQCCHNDDSTPNEKKYARAILEVCTCKFPAYPQIQAFVKSDRPAKFPNLQIKYLRGLDPIIKLLDKDGIVRETVAIEKWNTDSVEEFLNTHLIKEEDEDRGFLKTNLI from the coding sequence ATGGCTGCCCAAAAAATAGCAGtggtatttgttattttaacagTGTATTTGGCGGATATCAGTTTAGCAGACTTTTCAACAGAAGATTGTGCTTCCCTTGGTTTCATAAAAGCAAATCTACTATGCTCATCGTGCGATCAATTAAAAGATTTCAGCTTAGATCAGTTAGTAGAACATTGCAAGCAATGCTGTCATAACGATGATTCAACACCGAATGAAAAGAAATATGCACGCGCTATTCTAGAGGTTTGCACTTGCAAATTCCCAGCTTATCCACAAATTCAAGCATTCGTTAAAAGTGACAGACCTGCTAAATTTCCGAatttgcaaattaaatatttacgtgGCTTAGACCCAATAATTAAGCTTCTTGACAAAGATGGTATAGTCAGAGAAACAGTGGCAATTGAAAAATGGAATACAGATTCAGTTGAAGAATTTTTAAACACACACCTTATAAAGGAAGAAGATGAAGACCGtggatttttaaaaactaatcttatttaa
- the LOC126768175 gene encoding DNA repair protein complementing XP-C cells homolog: MPTTRKKTIKTVYKDEESENEGGDFSDSGSEAVITEHSSSDDEEEEYRHSSDDDFQSKKSKPKPRSTFKKSNTVKKTNFAKSFIHKIDKQKQLDSEENVDVSSAIFSVKDLTDTDKLLPILNLSESDSSDDESPTVSKINYQPSSTSIKTNESDNDADDKIEYKDVWSNNIQNDSAEIAKKTFLELEQHKLKIEQTKISVQNYSAKNDKINESDVKDLLALGEEETALEISSKKKKKKKLRLDSDSEIEDWEEVKEANEIPQQGLQLIVDIPNDICRRTKKLDVEMMMKRKINRVKKEYQVYMHKVHVLCWLGHGNYVSQVLNDPTILAAALSVVPSKDSYPGDRVDIKYLEQITTWFNDKMTLNQDKSENKFKPKSPPLKSLLLQQIKSKVFTTKKYMVFVFVSMLRSLGLQCRVMFNFVTLPIKPPTSELCSLSTKEKEGDNKKNKQAKIKEKQKDSDKSKKILNDKKDEIPQLDGNYDSSSEVKNIMQVDGGDDEHSVKTRRQKSLATKKCSNTNIDEDNISPPKRTRKNIAKHAENLNNTNSSIKKQKENNLKNLSDKISTTSKAINDKNETSRKSLSLNRLQSQKAAELNNEEQKNVSISSRRTRNNKSATNIISTTLNVQQSMDKTNKPISKNNSKKGPKIVVTNENNDNVSSEYFGVVSKKETTQIGRKRSRTSEPKTSKDDNDQQKIKKTRTRSAHTTENKSKYFNSDSKKQFQVCTGSVMKSQIIKQTDSASEDDKRVSHKDIAKKKVKPKNDVSKDLINIIKERVKEAKTEAKKGIVKTKVKQESDEDSDYLAIESAKSKAGSDDDFKPAKTTSKPKINVKKVDRRVISTDDELPLNKIDVWCEIYVEELEEWVPVDVIKGKVHCVNELYNRATHPVRYVVGWDNNNYLKDLTRRYVPHWNTITRKQRVETAWWEESIKPWIGPKTARDKEEDERLNRMLLEAPLPKSISEYKNHPLYALKRHLLKFEAIYPPDAAVLGFVRSEPVYARDCVYVCKSREIWLKDAKVVKLGEEPYKVVKARPKWDKLSNKMITGKALEIFGPWQVKDYEPPTAENGIVPRNPYGNVELFKECMLPKGTVLIKLHGLNRIAKKLNIDCAPAMTGFDYNGGYCHPVFDGFVVCKEFEDIITEAWLKDQEEQERKEEEKIDARVYGNWRKLIRGLLIKERLKAKYGFEEPSTSKEKIKAKGPRLVVKKK, encoded by the exons ATGCCGACGACTAGGAAAAAGACTATAAAAACAGTTTACAAAGATGAAGAAAGTGAAAATGAAGGAGGTGATTTTAGTGATTCCGGTTCGGAAGCTGTTATAACTGAACATAGCAGTTCTGATGATGAAGAAGAAGAATATCGTCATTCTTCAGATGATGACTTTCAATCCAAAAAATCAAAACCAAAACCTCGATCAACGTTTAAAAAGTCCAACACTGTTAAGAAAACAAACTTCGCAAAATCTTTTATCCACaaaatagataaacaaaaacaactaGATTCCGAAGAAAATGTTGATGTGTCATCAGCGATTTTTTCAGTCAAAGATCTAACTGATACCGATAAACTTTTGCCTATTTTGAATCTTTCAGAAAGTG ATAGCAGTGATGACGAATCTCCAACAgtctcaaaaataaattatcaaccaAGTTCCACCTCCATTAAAACAAATGAGTCCGATAATGATGCAGATGACAAAATAGAATATAAGGAT gtATGGTCaaacaatatacaaaatgaTAGTGCAGAGATTGCTAAGAAAACTTTCCTAGAACTTGAACAacataaattgaaaattgaacAAACTAAAATATCAGTCCAAAATTATTCAgctaaaaatgataaaatcaatGAATCTGATGTAAAAGATTTGCTAGCTCTTGGTGAAGAAGAAACAGCATTAGAAATTTCTTCcaagaaaaagaagaaaaaaaagctTAGACTAGATAGTGATTCTGAAATTGAAGACTGGGAGGAAGTTAAGG AAGCCAATGAAATACCACAACAAGGCTTACAACTTATAGTGGATATTCCAAATGATATTTGTAGAAGAACAAAAAAACTTGATGTTGAAATGAtgatgaaaagaaaaattaacagAGTTAAGAAAGAATATCAAGTTTATATGCATAAAGTCCATGTTTTATGTTGGTTAGGACATGGTAACTATGTTAGTCAAGTCTTAAATGATCCAACGATTCTGGCAGCTGCATTATCTGTAGTTCCATCAAAGGACTCTTACCCTGGAGACAGAGTTGACATAAAATACTTAGAACAAATTACAACATGGTTCAATGATAAAATGACGTTAAACCAAGACAAAAGTGAAAACAAGTTTAAACCTAAGTCGCCGCCATTAAAGAGTCTCTTGCTACAACAAATAAAGAGTAAAGTTTTTactactaaaaaatatatggttttTGTTTTCGTTTCTATGTTAAGAAGCCTTGGATTGCAATGTCGAGTTATGTTTAACTTTGTTACCCTACCCATAAAACCACCAACTTCCGAACTTTGTTCATTATCAACAAAAGAAAAGGAaggagataataaaaaaaataaacaagcaaagATTAAAGAGAAACAAAAAGATTCAGATAAATCGAAAAAGATATTGAATGATAAAAAGGATGAAATACCACAACTTGATGGGAACTATGATTCCTCCAGTGAAGTCAAAAATATAATGCAGGTAGATGGTGGTGATGATGAACATTCTGTAAAAACAAGACGACAAAAGAGTTTGGCAACAAAAAAATGTAGCAACACAAATATAGATGAAGACAATATTTCACCTCCAAAAAGaacacgaaaaaatatcgctAAACACGCAGAAAATCTGAATAATACTAATTCttctattaaaaaacaaaaagaaaataatttaaaaaacctttcAGATAAAATATCTACAACAAGTAAAgccattaatgataaaaatgaaaCTTCTCGAAAGTCATTAAGCTTAAATCGTTTACAGTCTCAAAAAGCTGCAGAACTTAATAATGAAGAACAAAAAAACGTCTCCATAAGTTCCCGAAGAACAAGAAACAATAAAAGCGCAACTAATATAATTTCTACGACACTAAATGTACAACAATCAATGGATAAAACTAATAAGCCAATATCAAAAAACAACTCCAAAAAAGGTCCAAAAATTGTAGTTACAAATGAGAATAATGATAATGTTTCAAGTGAATATTTTGGTGTCGTGTCAAAAAAAGAAACAACTCAAATTGGTAGGAAACGTTCAAGAACTTCAGAACCTAAAACATCTAAAGATGACAATGATcagcaaaaaattaaaaaaactcgaACAAGAAGTGCTCATACTACtgaaaacaaaagtaaatatttcaatagtgactcaaaaaaacaatttcaagtaTGTACAGGATCTGTAATGAAGTCCCAGATTATTAAACAAACAGACAGTGCTTCAGAAGATGATAAACGAGTCAGCCATAAAGACATTgcaaagaaaaaagtaaaaccTAAAAATGATGTATCAAAAGACCTCATTAATATTATCAAGGAAAGAGTTAAAGAAGCAAAAACTGAAGCAAAGAAAGGTATCGTTAAAA caAAGGTCAAACAAGAATCCGACGAAGACAGTGATTATTTAGCTATAGAGTCCGCAAAAAGTAAAGCAGGAAGCGACGACGACTTTAAACCGGCTAAAACCACTTCAAAACCTAAAATCAATGTGAAAAAGGTTGATCGTCGTGTCATATCTACAGATGATGAAttaccattaaataaaattgatgtatGGTGTGAAATATATGTAGAGGAATTGGAAGAGTGGGTGCCAGTTGATGTTATTAAAGGCAAAGTACATTGTGTTAATGAACTATAT aatcgagCAACCCATCCTGTAAGATATGTTGTTGGTTGGgacaacaataattatttaaaagatttgacTCGAAGGTATGTACCACATTGGAATACCATAACCCGTAAACAGCGCGTTGAAACAGCTTGGTGGGAAGAGTCTATTAAGCCTTGGATTGGACCAAAAACTGCTAGAGACAAAGAGGAAGATGAAAGGTTGAACAGAATGCTACTAGAAGCACCTTTACCTAAAAGTATTTCAGA ATACAAAAATCATCCATTATACGCATTAAAGCGACATTTGCTTAAATTTGAAGCGATTTACCCTCCTGATGCAGCTGTCCTAGGTTTTGTGAGAAGCGAGCCTGTGTATGCGCGCGATTGCGTATACGTCTGCAAGTCACGTGAGATTTGGCTTAAAGACGCAAAGGTTGTGAAACTCGGCGAAGAGCCATACAAAGTTGTCAAAGCGCGCCCAAAATGGgacaaa cTTTCGAACAAGATGATAACAGGCAAAGCTCTCGAAATATTTGGACCTTGGCAAGTAAAAGATTATGAACCACCAACAGCTGAAAATGGTATTGTACCTCGAAATCCATACGGAAATGTTGAATTGTTCAAAGAATGTATGTTACCAAAAGGAACAGTTCTTATAAAGT tacatgGCTTAAATAGAATAGCGAAGAAATTAAACATAGATTGCGCTCCAGCCATGACGGGATTTGATTACAATGGTGGTTATTGCCATCCTGTATTTGATGGTTTTGTTGTTTGCAAAGAATTTGAAGATATTATTACAGAAGCATGGCTTaag GACCAAGAAGAACAAGAAcgaaaagaagaagaaaaaattGATGCACGAGTCTATGGTAATTGGAGAAAACTTATAAGAGGTCTACTCATAAAAGAAAGGCTGAAAGCTAAATATGGTTTCGAAGAGCCAAGTACatctaaagaaaaaattaaagcaaaggGTCCAAGGCTCgttgtaaagaaaaaataa